In the genome of Plasmodium yoelii strain 17X genome assembly, chromosome: 14, one region contains:
- a CDS encoding secreted ookinete protein, putative: protein MHKWVLLIIYFALIESICAYNNKNIVSSFLSYINSKINYKNEVSKVIEMGNTLACLVNNNSQGYNECSCDFKKINEFEKKCSFHLKKSQEEAKNCSEEHCEICCNLIKPKNQNDSILAYELVCKKKCTKSTITLPLNQDDYKLAFTKLFEFIRIFYPPNILSYHPIQNKKYPTYTNKVLNTKYKQIANDLNLEANQINREYVNNEITPGIENKSEDLFSPYDEN, encoded by the exons ATGCATAAATGGGTTTTgctaattatttattttgcaCTTATAGAATCTATTtgtgcatataataataagaaCATCGTATCTTcgtttttatcatatataaactctaaaataaattataaaaatgaggTATCAAAAGTGATAGAAATGGGCAACACTTTGGCTTGCCTAGTGAATAATAATAGCCAAGGTTATAATGAATGTTCAtgtgattttaaaaaaataaacgaatttgaaaaaaaatgttcatttcatttaaaaaaaagtcAAGAAGAAGCAAAAAATTGCTCAGAAGAGCATTGCGAAATTTGTTGTAATTTAATTAAACCCAAAAATCAAAATGATTCAATACTAGCTTATGAATTagtttgtaaaaaaaaatgtacaaaGTCTACTATAACTTTACCTTTAAATCAAGATGACTATAAATTAGCTTTTAccaaattatttgaatttatccGTATTTTTTATCCTCCAAATATTTTAAGTTACCACCCAATTCAGAATAAGAAATACCCGACCTATACTAACAAAGTTTTAAATACAA aatataaacaaatagcAAATGATCTTAATTTAGAGGCTAATCAG ATTAATAGAGAATATgttaataatgaaataaccCCAGgtattgaaaataaatcaGAAGATTTATTTTCTCCATATGatgaaaattaa
- a CDS encoding cation diffusion facilitator family protein, putative — MDRPLVGNGGELNFVERVSYLYDDNQKKVTKKLIIASIICVIFMIIEIVAGIVSNSLSLMTDASHLFCDLLSFALNLFSIYVSTFEGNLDMSFGYHRAEIIGALFSIFFIWALSAYILYSATFRLFQVEQVDGYIMFVTAFVSTLANIFIAFVLKVHSHGFEFIGNKSCNHNHSHHANTNTNTSAWKTNSKNNKFININNISLEDGEKYNNDISISRINTSNCGYVSFDQYENENDDNNNNCDPNNLKKKKKKNIGNDEDVDPPNDFKVGINEYLNNKEELNPDTYDKKKKKKKNNKSHNNHDHEKNDEENIFFDSLNNNLIGDKLNHNHIHDHYYTHSHNENHKHNNTELNSISLKSAYLHAISDLLQNIGVMIASLIIWYNPKYSITDPICSIIFCFIVFSTTISVIKEILNVLMEGTPVTINLIDIKNDLLKIPGVIDVHDLHVWSLSIGKPALACHIVAHKQYSHTVLHNATVLCQKKYKILHTTVQTDYPSNITNCETQAHLKCSNLKTEKPK, encoded by the coding sequence atggacaGACCTCTAGTTGGAAATGGAGGGGAATTAAATTTTGTTGAGAgagtatcatatttatatgatgATAACCAAAAAAAAGTAACGAAGAAATTAATTATAGCAAGTATTATATGTGTtatatttatgattatcGAAATTGTCGCAGGAATCGTATCAAATTCTTTATCATTAATGACAGACGCATCGCATTTGTTTTGTGATTTATTATCTTTTGCAttgaatttattttcaatttatGTTTCTACTTTTGAGGGAAATTTAGATATGTCTTTTGGATATCACAGAGCAGAAATAATAGGAGCTTtgttttcaattttttttatttgggCATTATCTgcttatattttgtatagcGCCACTTTTAGATTATTTCAAGTTGAGCAAGTTGATGGATATATTATGTTTGTTACTGCTTTTGTAAGTACACTagcaaatatatttatcgCTTTTGTTTTAAAAGTACATTCACATGGTTTTGAATTTATTGGAAATAAAAGTTGCAATCATAATCATAGTCATCACGCAAACACAAACACAAACACAAGTGCTTGGAAAACCAactcaaaaaataataaatttataaatataaataatatttcattagaAGAtggtgaaaaatataataatgatatttcAATAAGTAGAATTAATACTAGTAACTGTGGTTATGTTTCTTTTGATCaatatgaaaatgaaaatgatgataataataataattgcGATCcaaataatttgaaaaaaaaaaaaaaaaaaaatattggaaATGATGAAGATGTAGATCCACCTAATGATTTTAAAGTAGGCATAAATGAATacttaaataataaagaggAATTAAATCCTGATacttatgataaaaaaaaaaaaaaaaaaaaaaataataaatcgcATAATAATCATGAtcacgaaaaaaatgatgaagaaaatatattctttGATTcgttaaataataatttgatagGAGACAAATTAAATCATAACCACATTCATGATCATTATTATACTCATTCTCATAATGAAAATCATAAACACAATAATACTGAATTGAATAGTATAAGTTTAAAATCAGCATATCTTCATGCTATTAGTGATTTGCTTCAAAATATAGGAGTAATGATAGCCTCTTTAATTATTTGGTATAACCCTAAATATTCAATCACAGATCCAATAtgttctattattttttgttttattgttttttctaCAACAATATCAGTAATTAAAGAAATATTGAATGTATTAATGGAAGGAACACCTGTAACTATCAATTTAATAGATATCAAAAATGATCTATTAAAAATTCCAGGAGTTATTGACGTTCATGATTTACATGTATGGTCTTTATCCATAGGAAAGCCAGCACTAGCTTGCCATATAGTTGCACACAAACAATATTCACACACAGTTTTACACAATGCTACTGTACTttgtcaaaaaaaatataaaattctACATACTACTGTTCAAACTGATTATCCATCAAATATCACAAATTGTGAAACACAAGCTCATCTTAAATGTTCTAATTTAAAAACAGAAAAACCAAAATAG
- a CDS encoding ATP synthase subunit epsilon, mitochondrial, putative → MWKAANVSYTRYASEMAHILRKCLKDPYSDIALERSKMHLREIIYKDGKPISQELHEEFEKAFKNLDLNK, encoded by the exons ATGTGGAAAGCAGCGAATGTTTCATATACAAGATATGCTTCGGAAATGGCTCACATTTTAAGAAA atGTCTGAAAGACCCATATTCTGATATAGCATTAGAGAGAAGTAAAATGCACTTACGagaaataatatacaaagaTGGAAAGCCAATTAGTCAAG AATTACATGAAGAGTTTGAAAAGgcatttaaaaatttagatcttaataaatga
- a CDS encoding elongation factor Tu, with amino-acid sequence MYYFLKDCNNLAAKRVVNYLTNVNIEGIKIHKKNIFISSTLINDKVNKIKSGANNVRTYCTFLSGNKNIEYPKNEIKKQNKKKKSFCEINNKLFFSTNKKINIINPEKIRNVAIIAHVDHGKTTLVDKLLRQGGEETNNDRVMDHNDLEKERGITIMSKVTRIKYDDYFFNIVDTPGHSDFGGEVERVLNLIDGVCLIVDVVEGPKNQTKFVLKKSLLNPKCKIIVIMNKFDKPSNIKKKEEIENEIFDLFAELNAPDELMNYPILYASAKNGWCTDNFEDAKQNKCEQDNVLIIFKKIIEYFDSPISSSNTMLEKYYSTNPEIEQNSSIITQETNLIDKKKKMQNQIINEPFSMLVSLIDNQEGVGVIITGKIYSGCIKKGDSIIVKSEENKIKGTAIVKNIFYMKGRKIENVNSASVGDIVNISIAKGIIPSVNDTILSEEKIDSIKARPIDPPVLCLKISQNTSPLTGKDGKHITLSSIGNRLKKEAAINVAIEISESEKKDSYEVKGRGELQLGILIEKLRREGYEMTISSPNVIYKNDENGNLLEPIEEFHITIPSLISSNVIEKLNTRKADIIDIINDNDNTFIKCVCPSKNFFGMRSYLRDISKGTSIVNSELKEYKKKQPSYKSDRNGVIISSSNGTTTAFSLDPIQLKGNLFVSENYPTYEGMIIGEHFLSNDIEMNAIKVKPVQHLRNKGHEETIRINHKNITIEYALSFIQDDEEIEVTPKRIVMRKKILNTELRKTANRKAKNC; translated from the coding sequence atgtattattttttaaaagacTGTAATAATTTGGCAGCTAAGAGGGTTGTGAATTACCTCACTAATGTTAATATAGAGGGTataaaaattcataaaaaaaatattttcatttcaaGCACTTTAATTAATGATaaagttaataaaattaaatcgGGTGCAAATAATGTAAGAACATATTGCACTTTTTTATCAGGAAACAAAAATATTGAGTATCCAAAAAATgagataaaaaaacaaaataaaaagaaaaaatcattttgtgaaataaataataaattatttttttctacaaataaaaaaataaatattattaatccTGAAAAAATACGTAATGTAGCTATAATTGCACATGTCGATCATGGAAAAACAACACTTGTTGATAAACTGTTAAGACAAGGAGGTGAAGAAACAAATAATGATCGAGTAATGGATCATAATGATTTAGAAAAAGAAAGAGGTATAACTATTATGTCAAAAGTTACAAGAATCAAATAtgatgattatttttttaatattgttGATACACCTGGTCATTCTGATTTTGGAGGAGAAGTCGAAAGagttttaaatttaattgaTGGGGTTTGTTTAATTGTTGATGTAGTAGAAGGACCAAAAAATCAAACcaaatttgtattaaaaaaatcacTTTTAAATCCAAAGtgtaaaattatagtaattATGAATAAATTCGATAAACCaagtaatattaaaaaaaaagaagaaattgaaaatgaaatatttgatttatttGCAGAATTAAATGCCCCAGATGAATTAATGAATTATCCAATCCTTTATGCATCAGCTAAAAATGGATGGTGTACTGATAATTTTGAAGATgctaaacaaaataaatgtgaACAAGATAatgttttaattatatttaaaaaaattattgaatATTTTGATTCACCAATTAGTTCATCAAATACTATGCtcgaaaaatattattctaCAAACCCTGAAATAGAACAAAATAGTTCCATAATTACTCAagaaacaaatttaattgataaaaaaaaaaaaatgcaaaatcaaataataaatgaaccATTTAGTATGCTAGTAAGTCTTATAGATAACCAAGAAGGTGTTGGTGTCATAATTActggaaaaatatatagtggATGTATAAAAAAAGGTGATAGTATAATTGTTAAaagtgaagaaaataaaataaaaggtACAGctattgtaaaaaatatattttatatgaaagGAAGGAAAATAGAAAATGTGAATTCAGCTAGTGTTGGTGATATTGTAAATATATCAATTGCTAAAGGTATTATACCATCTGTTAATGATACTATATTATCTGAAGAAAAAATAGATAGTATAAAAGCTAGACCTATAGATCCTCCAGTACTTTGTTTAAAAATTTCTCAAAATACTAGTCCCTTAACTGGAAAAGATGGAAAACATATAACTTTATCATCAATTGGAAATAGACTTAAAAAAGAAGCAGCTATAAATGTTGCAATTGAAATTAGTGAatcagaaaaaaaagatagtTATGAAGTAAAAGGACGAGGCGAATTACAATTAGGTATACTAATTGAAAAACTAAGAAGAGAAGGATATGAAATGACTATATCTTCACCAAAtgttatatacaaaaatgatgaaaacgGAAATTTGTTAGAACCAATTGAAGAATTCCATATTACTATACCTTCATTAATTAGCTCAAATGttattgaaaaattaaatacaagAAAAGCTGATATTAttgatataataaatgataatgataatacatttataaaatgtgTTTGTCCATCAAAAAACTTTTTTGGTATGCGTTCATATTTGCGTGATATAAGTAAAGGTACATCTATAGTCAATTCAGAattaaaagaatataaaaaaaaacaacccTCATATAAAAGTGATAGAAATGGTGTTATTATTTCATCATCTAATGGAACAACAACTGCTTTTTCATTAGATCCAATTCAATTAAAAGGTAATTTATTTGTTAGTGAAAATTACCCAACATATGAGGGTATGATTATAGGGgaacattttttaagtaaTGATATTGAAATGAATGCGATTAAAGTAAAACCAGTACAACATTTAAGAAATAAAGGACATGAAGAAACTATCAGAATTAACCATAAAAATATCACTATTGAATATGCTTTATCTTTTATTCAAGATGATGAAGAAATTGAAGTTACTCCTAAAAGAATAGTTATGCGAAAAAAAATCCTTAATACTGAATTGAGAAAAACTGCAAATAGAAAAGCAAAAAACTGTTaa
- a CDS encoding drug/metabolite transporter DMT1, putative: MKYMNIDFFPKFHQNEENAGTALVVINLMLLFSMLLYGINYILMKYFIMINGSIYIFITLRTLLTLPFMFYIYLSKKSEPKKKKLLHNVNEMYNEKIGENYNSCINNNDNNKKKTNNNNNTKVSDNKKGKKNKNNKNSSEEKNEENDIVLNLENSDSCCFSKITNNDEKLIPRSAYIPLIILSVTSALRQIIVIIALQYTDSHNAAIIQPTIPIFTALMSYYLKIEKLNYMSFLAILLSFIGLGITVEIWNLQSFDFGFLLLLTVPFTKGLQVIYINIAAKYVSNDIIQFCQMGILFLITLPYGILGEMFVNNNFNIMKEIYNLTRNQLICIIYSTIGVIYLCWKIQIVALNYLTPVTVSLYQSFQPAFTFVLARIFLNETINYNKYIGTVFIIISLILYQHSCKKFTKV, from the coding sequence atgaaatatatgaatatagaTTTTTTTCCCAAATTTCatcaaaatgaagaaaatgcaGGGACGGCATTGGTTGTTATTAATTTAAtgcttttattttctatGCTTTTGTATggcataaattatatattaatgaaatattttattatgataaatgggtcaatatatatttttattacattaaGAACACTTCTTACATTAccatttatgttttatatatatttgtccAAAAAGTCGGaacccaaaaaaaaaaaattattgcaCAATGTTAATGAAAtgtataatgaaaaaatcggagaaaattataattcatgtattaataataatgataataataaaaaaaagacaaataataataataatacaaaagtTAGCGATaataaaaagggaaaaaaaaataagaataataaaaattcaagtgaagaaaaaaatgaagaaaatgatatagtattaaatttagaaaattcAGATTCATGTTGTTTTAGTAAAATTacaaataatgatgaaaaattaataccAAGATCAGCTTATATTCCATTAATTATATTGTCAGTTACAAGTGCATTAAGACAAATTATTGTCATAATTGCCTTACAATATACTGATTCACATAATGCTGCTATTATCCAACCAACTATACCTATATTTACCGCGTTAATgtcttattatttaaaaatagaaaaactTAACTATATGTCATTTTTagctatattattatcatttattgGTTTAGGTATAACTGTTGAAATTTGGAATTTACAGTCATTTGATTTTggctttttattattattaactgTACCATTTACAAAAGGGTTACAAgtaatatacataaatattgcTGCAAAATATGTAAGTAAtgatataatacaattttgtcAAATgggtatattatttttaattactTTACCATATGGTATATTAGGAGAAATgtttgttaataataattttaatattatgaaagaaatatataatttaactAGAAATCAacttatatgtattatttattcAACTATTGGTGTCATATATCTTTGTTGGAAAATTCAAATAGTagctttaaattatttaacccCAGTAACAGTTTCATTATATCAATCATTTCAGCCCGCCTTTACTTTTGTTTTAGCAAGAATATTTTTGAATGAaacaataaattataataaatatataggaactgtttttatcatcatatcCTTGATACTTTACCAGCACAGttgtaaaaaatttacaaaagtATGA
- a CDS encoding FAD-dependent monooxygenase, putative, producing the protein MKVRRTYALVVGGGPTGITTSLYFQKYGIPHILVEKDKYIDKIPKAHYYNNQTMEVWRGISHLDKCIENETEDLKLWRTFQYGLNIKKDKKICSYDNFFNKYIYNKGNKNGYVDMYYEDISPSKVAHLSQYKLLGILYTYYMNNIKCDTNKKREFLKKIKLKMSTYKLFKNMFSISDLCNWSKDYKNDSSIAEDEKCYRNFFGYDPSEVLIGYKFVDFMNINEMKQVYDDKKNEKNEKNEQNEKNLIMTCVKNLYNNEEEIILSNYVFVSEGGKSEIKMKLNINDENKKDYMKFVNIHFSSIYLSKLVRYNPSMLYFIFNKYIGVLVCHNYKHGDFVLHIPYIIQKELEIYSNKSKCLDIINKLVGFQLNDVNIYNIYKWTMHSSIASTFIDKKSKRIILLGDSAHKLPPSGGFGLNLGIGDALNITWKIIRIFKFEKKLFFENIKNYNISQVDKSYYKTYLKNEIDKNNNFYNLLDKYKKDKINNYIDSYNIERKLVAYYTIFHAVKNYEKGNNISSILGYNHSLVANIIKKISNNFIQNSFLFYSLINNVKVILHFINTLPYVFEYKQIKSEKCSQKRGNILNLLYPGIDSCYSYINTMNPLDDKIIKKNEIYENFDKNDVLGKVQKKEPSNMHREEKNKSNSQINDKINSSNNICEENYENFIEKDNILNFQIFEKKKDNVPRLKVCENIYEYKISNINGGKIPHFNLYTFLGNNIYKMSTIDLPVFNNPFLSFLVIVFDNTFLNKLIDHLLYHKIGKDKFSFCFWDSDVVVYQNQENQQIEFVEEHSFKSMDDNDSIRDSIINISTDLFSRNNNEHILENISKVKYKEISPKGYNVNYVFSAKIIQEMFLNVLNLKSKNSYVIVRPDKHIISASDNNLLDKLVQINNLYI; encoded by the coding sequence ATGAAAGTGAGAAGAACTTATGCTTTAGTTGTAGGAGGTGGGCCTACTGGAATAACAACAAGTTtgtattttcaaaaatatggAATACCTCATATATTAGTTGAGAAggataaatatattgataaAATTCCAAAAGcacattattataataatcaaaCAATGGAAGTATGGAGAGGAATATCCCATTTAGATAAATGTATTGAAAATGAAACAGAAGATTTAAAATTATGGAGAACATTTCAATATGgcttaaatattaaaaaagataaaaaaatttgttcatatgacaatttttttaacaaatatatatataataaaggaaataaaaatggatatgtAGATATGTACTATGAAGATATAAGCCCATCTAAAGTTGCACATTTATcccaatataaattattaggtattttgtatacatattatatgaataacATAAAATGTGATACTAATAAAAAGAgggaatttttaaaaaaaataaaattaaaaatgtctACATATAAActctttaaaaatatgttttctATTTCTGATTTGTGTAATTGGTCAaaagattataaaaatgattcaAGCATAGCAGAAGATGAAAAATGTTATAGAAATTTTTTTGGCTATGACCCTTCCGAGGTATTAATAGGATATAAATTTGTggattttatgaatataaatgAGATGAAACAGGtttatgatgataaaaaaaacgaaaaaaacgaaaaaaatgaacaaaatgaaaaaaatttgataatGACTTGTGTTAAGAATCTATACAACAATGAAGAAGAAATAATTCTCAGTAATTATGTTTTTGTTTCTGAGGGAGGCAAAAGTGAaattaaaatgaaattaaatataaatgatgaaaataaaaaggatTATATGAAATTTgtaaatatacattttaGTTCAATTTATTTAAGCAAATTAGTAAGATATAACCCAtctatgttatattttatatttaacaaatatataggTGTTTTAGTATGTCATAATTATAAACATGGGGATTTTGTTTTACATATaccatatataatacaaaaagagTTAGAGatatatagtaataaaagtaaatgcttggatataataaataaattagttGGTTTTCAATTAAATGAtgtcaatatatataatatttataaatggaCTATGCATAGTTCAATTGCATCTACAtttattgataaaaaaagtaaaagaATTATACTTTTAGGAGATTCAGCTCATAAATTACCTCCTTCAGGAGGGTTTGGATTAAATTTAGGAATTGGAGATGCACTAAATATAACATGGAAAATTATCAGAATTTtcaaatttgaaaaaaaattattttttgaaaatattaaaaattataatatttctcaAGTAGATAAAAGTTATTATAaaacttatttaaaaaatgaaatagacaaaaataacaatttttataatttattagataaatataaaaaagacaaaattaataattacattgattcatataatattgaAAGAAAATTAGTAGCATATTACACTATTTTTCATGCagttaaaaattatgaaaaaggtaataatatatcaagTATATTAGGATATAATCATAGTCTGGTtgcaaatattattaaaaaaatttctaataattttattcaaaattcatttttattttattccttaattaataatgttaaggttattttacattttataaatacaCTTCCATATGTGTTtgaatataaacaaataaaatcaGAAAAGTGTTCCCAAAAAAGgggaaatatattaaacttgTTATATCCTGGAATTGATTCATGCTATTCTTATATTAACACTATGAACCCTCttgatgataaaataattaaaaaaaatgaaatatatgaaaattttgataaaaatgatgttTTGGGAAAAgtacaaaaaaaagaaccCTCAAACATGCATagagaagaaaaaaataaatccaaTTCTCAAATTaatgacaaaataaatagtagtaataatatatgcgaagaaaattatgaaaattttattgaaaaagataatattttaaattttcaaatttttgaaaaaaaaaaagataatgtACCAAGGTTAAAGGTTTGTGAAAATATATAcgaatataaaataagtaatATAAATGGTGGCAAAATTCCTCATTTTAATCTTTACACATTTTTgggtaataatatatataaaatgtcaACAATCGATTTGCCTGTATTTAATAATCCATTTCTatcatttttagtaatagtATTTGATAacacatttttaaataagttAATTGATCATCttttatatcataaaattgGTAAAgataaattttctttttgtttttggGATTCTGATGTTGTGGTATATCAAAACCAAGAAAATCAACAGATTGAATTTGTGGAAGAACATAGTTTTAAAAGCATGGATGATAATGATAGTATACGTGATAGTATAATAAATATCAGTACCGATTTGTTCTCAcgaaataataatgaacatATTTTAGAGAATATTTCAAAagttaaatataaagaaatatcTCCAAAAGGTTACAATGTTAATTATGTATTTTCagcaaaaataatacaagaaatgtttttaaatgttcttaatttaaaatcaaaaaattcTTATGTAATTGTCAGACCAGACAAGCATATTATATCAGCTTCAGACAATAATTTATTGGATAAATTGGTCCAAATAAATAAcctttatatttaa
- a CDS encoding calcium/calmodulin-dependent protein kinase, putative gives MSFFSDILCNTKYENISNEIQCLSQKKHYNNNNNNNKSLNISEIGSFKIVKILLRGLSNTVCLCEWAIDNTTASILGKYANCINNDLLKLNKIYKKREKKTTFPFKSNYISKFYNSVINQVSPEITYDKNKTDNNKIHDFDNKKRETLCKEKNKNTHLKYEIIKKINLFINNNDYKKENHTKIKNKKDCTLDNNGLHKKNIIQLVVKIKHKELYSKINECNKITEVEIHKKLKHCNILNMILSVEDEKYICVFLEYSSIGDLYSFVGFNILKEKEVKIIVSQILFALYYLHIKGIIHCDLKLENLLLFNFDEESFLFESNLLSDIKMSHINKFKKLNTKKLVHSIKENVKNNPNIKVFKYIVKLCDFGLSVKCEFDQFYPFNGIRGSYGFIAPELFQECSFNNKIDMWALGIISFLLLGGYRPFYPCSRFEEKVIFHERYWHNISPEAKHFIQSLLEIDPFKRMNVIEAMDHPWIRSYFIDM, from the exons atgtcatttttttctgaCATACTCTGTAAcacaaaatatgaaaatataagcAATGAAATACAGTGCTTGAGTCAAAAAAagcattataataataataataataataataaatcgTTAAATATATCAGAAATTGGCagttttaaaatagttaagaTACTTTTAAGAGGGTTATCAAATACTGTATGTTTGTGTGAATGGGCAATTGATAATACAACAGCTTCAATTTTGGGAAAATATGcaaattgtataaataaCGATTTATTAAAGctcaataaaatatataaaaaacgtgaaaaaaaaactacGTTCCCTTTTAAAAGtaattatatttcaaaattttataatagtGTAATTAATCAGGTAAGCCCTGAAATaacatatgataaaaataagacCGATAATAACAAGATCCATgattttgataataaaaagagaGAAACACTatgtaaagaaaaaaataagaatacacatttaaaatatgaaataataaaaaaaattaacctttttataaataacaatgattataaaaaagaaaatcataccaaaattaaaaacaagAAAGATTGTACCCTTGATAATAATGgcttacataaaaaaaatataatacaacttgtagtgaaaataaaacataaagaattatattcaaaaataaatgaatgtaATAAAATCACAGAAGTagaaatacataaaaaattaaaacattgcaatatattaaatatgatattaaGTGTAGaagatgaaaaatatatttgtgtatttttagaatattcATCAATAGGagatttatattcatttgttggttttaatatattaaaagaaaaagaagttAAAATAATTGTAAGCCAAATTTTATTTGCATTATATTATCTACATATCAAAGGAATAATACATTGTGATTTAAAACTAGAaaatttattgttatttaattttgatgaagagtcttttttatttgaatctAATTTATTATCAGACATAAAAATGTctcatattaataaatttaaaaaattgaataCTAAAAAATTAGTTCATTCTATTAaagaaaatgtaaaaaataatccTAATATTAAggtatttaaatatatagtaaaaTTATGTGATTTTGGATTATCTGTAAAATGTGAATTTGATCAATTTTACCCATTCAATGGAATTAGAGGAAGTTACGGATTTATTGCTCCAGAATTATTTCAA GAATGTAgttttaacaataaaattgatatgTGGGCATTAGGAATAATTTCCTTTCTTTTATTGGGAGGGTATAGGCCATTTTATCCATGTTCTCGATTTGAA gAAAAGGTAATATTTCATGAGAGATATTGGCATAATATATCACCCGAAGCAAAACATTTTATTCAATCACTATTAGAGATTGACCCCTTTAAAAGGATGAATGTAATTGAAGCTATGGACCATCCTTG GATAAGGAGTTATTTTATCGATATGtag